One Trichoderma asperellum chromosome 5, complete sequence genomic region harbors:
- a CDS encoding uncharacterized protein (EggNog:ENOG41~TransMembrane:1 (o503-521i)), with protein sequence MCRKKKIRCQPTTQGCRPCTKYGTKCHFTPIAMTRKPRRPAGFKYIAQLEKRLSGVEALLGDRSLGKPTVPDISSCKERTAPAALLNTVALIKSPNRIGPWMPESVPQTPSTEQTSNPGFNLGAAFRVHDHNEPGLSTLGGYITDCMWPHLAPELRPVPLPARQRLPTRAVALELIEEAFSNYNRFLPLFHEEDFLKEFQLKYSTSNPGDAGWWACLNVVLSIAHRLRAIRTLDPTQEYLLAYGYVQNALSVVSELNVSDRSLSAVQALAGMACILQDTPNPEPAAMLVAAALRLAQAMNLHRECSSPGLTESQAEKRRRVFWKVYILDKDISLRTGRPFGQDDDDMDVRLPSNASLEPGNLDLFNCRIGLAIVQGQVYKQLYSVRAGRQTATQRAIAAQELSSLLSYWKSKSSAQLELPEDSTVLPGLQLSGEMIHKVVLQLTYMHCLAMIDRHLPPTAQSSSNQELSRSEPFSPTGSLCVAESRKAIRLVEAIPQGDCACVWMLLHAFFAAASSMLYNLTQNPMSPNAVSDLDLVEPFLRLLETLASDPSILSQSEELVRMRRTCNSLNLEAKEAVQLFSLRSPAFFT encoded by the exons ATGTGCCGGAAGAAAAAGATCCGCTGCCAGCCTACTACGCAAGGATGCAGGCCATGCACCAAATACGGCACAAAGTGTCATTTTACGCCAATTGCAATGACGAGGAAGCCTCGCAGACCAGCTGG TTTCAAATACATCGCACAGCTCGAGAAAAGACTTTCAGGAGTAGAGGCTCTGCTGGGAGACAGGTCATTGGGAAAGCCAACTGTACCCGACATCAGTTCGTGTAAAGAGCGGACGGCACCCGCAGCATTACTTAACACGGTGGCATTGATCAAATCTCCCAATAGAATTGGTCCATGGATGCCAGAGAGTGTGCCACAAACTCCCTCGACCGAACAAACGAGCAACCCAGGATTTAACCTTGGAGCTGCATTTCGGGTACACGACCACAACGAACCCGGTTTGTCTACGCTTGGAGGCTATATAACTGACTGTATGTGGCCTCATCTCGCTCCAGAGTTACGCCCAGTTCCTCTGCCAGCGCGCCAGCGGCTTCCCACAAGGGCAGTTGCTCTGGAGTTGATTGAGGAAGCTTTCAGCAACTATAACAGATTCCTTCCACTTTTTCATGAAGAGGACTTCTTGAAAGAGTTTCAGCTCAAGTACTCGACTTCCAATCCTGGAGATGCTGGTTGGTGGGCATGCCTCAATGTTGTGCTGTCGATAGCTCATCGTCTCCGCGCCATACGCACATTAGACCCGACACAGGAGTACCTTCTAGCTTATGGCTATGTACAAAACGCCCTAAGCGTCGTCTCCGAGCTGAACGTCTCTGACCGCAGTCTCTCTGCCGTCCAGGCTCTTGCGGGTATGGCTTGCATTCTTCAGGACACACCGAATCCGGAGCCAGCCGCAATGCTCGTTGCCGCCGCTCTACGCTTGGCACAGGCTATGAATCTGCACAGAGAATGTTCCAGTCCAGGACTCACGGAATCACAAGCCGAGAAACGAAGGCGGGTGTTTTGGAAGGTGTACATTCTTGACAAGGATATTAGTCTACGGACGGGCCGACCTTTTGgtcaagatgatgatgacatggATGTACGTCTGCCATCAAACGCAAGTCTTGAGCCGGGTAATCTAGACCTCTTCAACTGTCGCATAGGGCTTGCGATTGTTCAGGGGCAGGTGTATAAACAATTGTACTCGGTACGGGCTGGACGACAAACTGCGACACAGAGAGCGATTGCGGCACAAGAGTTGAGTTCTTTATTATCGTATTGGAAATCCAAGTCCAGCGCGCAGCTGGAACTACCAGAAGACTCCACGGTATTGCCAGGGCTCCAGCTTTCAGGCGAGATGATCCACAAGGTGGTTCTACAACTCACATATATGCATTGCCTCGCAATGATTGATCGCCACTTGCCCCCAACGGCGCAATCTTCCTCCAACCAAGAGCTCAGCCGGTCTGAACCATTCTCGCCCACAGGCAGTCTATGCGTCGCTGAGTCACGCAAGGCGATCCGTCTCGTTGAAGCCATCCCTCAAGGAGACTGCGCCTGTGTCTG GATGCTTCTTCACGCTTTCTTCgctgcagccagcagcaTGCTCTATAATTTAACACAAAATCCTATGTCGCCAAACGCAGTTTCAGATCTCGATCTCGTCGAGCCATTTCTACGTCTGTTAGAGACACTTGCCAGTGATCCAAGCATACTCTCACAGTCCGAGGAACTGGTGCGAATGCGTCGCACTTGCAACAGCTTAAACCTCGAAGCAAAAGAGGCTGTTCAACTTTTCAGTTTAAGGTCTCCGGCGTTCTTCACATGA
- a CDS encoding uncharacterized protein (EggNog:ENOG41~TransMembrane:2 (o603-622i678-698o)), translating into MNQRAILDKLPVAREAAFNSIPEAQESTCLAGTRVDILHRISEWANDFNTKPIFWLSGMAGTGKSTISRTIAQSFAGHLGASFFFKRGDADRGTASKIFTTIAADLLIREPALAPYIKQAIDNDPAVPWKGLQEQFDQLISQPLLKFVADGGKFDSVIIIIDALDECERESQIKSIIGLLSHLKIREGLCLRTFVTSRPELPVRLGFHAIEHKNLILHEIPQIIIKQDISLFLEYKIAEIREKFNASVSKDRQLPLGWPGESSFQSLVNMAVPLFIFAATVSRFIADRRGGDPDEKLKDILLYESRSQESRLDATYMPVLSNIISGLSTREREKTTQQFQNIIGSVITLASPLSSLALSQILNVSKRIIDNQLDLLHSVLRVPSSPESPIRLLHISFRDFLTDPDKEGRSPFWIDEKQAHARMAINCLNVMGKHLKCCICGIRDLGMPRSEIQPAKIEACLPPEAQYACLYWTYHLRKAEKYINANEKIYNFLICHFLHWIEALSLMGRTHESLGLINELLPIRDPISNLELVYFLNDAIRFIRRNITAIEETPLQLYSSLLVFAPRDSVIKNTFKGHISWIAREPETEMEIWNQHLQTLEGHSDGIKAVVFSHNSSLLASASHDGTVRIWNTNTGECLQELQVDTTAVQSVIFLEGSTRVASVSKNMTICIHEVETGRCIQQLKGYHKIHQAAIAVYNSTLLVSAASNDMVRIWDINAKKCLQVLRSHSKDVFSLAISTDLKLLVSMSNDKTAFIWDIDSKKPMKRFQANGAMAFSRDSKYIVAGCIDNSVGVWPVIHGNILHKFKGHTGQITAVTFSDDSKLVASASVDRTVKIWHVEQGVCIQEMQNYSRWVSSITFSHDSAILALASDDSTVRIWNIEGNQEIEESPGQWGPVMLIVPSPDSTLVASLHSAERAVRMWHVDDGECMDEIVSHDWVDSANFSLDSAFIATRSVDQTAHIWRTDSGECVYEFLSCSAWLESVSFSHDSTLVASASIDGCVVQILNVKEHKQIQTLHGHTGMIRSITFSHDSALMLTASEDKTARIWHIESGLCLQELQGHTCEITFAVFSYDSALATSTSSDKLRIWDVQSGSCLQEFPGHANDPKIAAFSHDSALLAVSYQDNTVRIWQIHTGNCLLEIDLGATTTRLSFSTSLSLLATDVGAINLQYLTQQSSHKDEHYSAICGYGISKDRSWITWNGKNTLWLPPEYRPSCSTVLGSTVMFGTYSGSVISFRFPDDPES; encoded by the exons ATGAATCAACGCGCCATACTCGATAAATTGCCTGTCGCCAGAGAAGCAGCCTTCAACTCAATCCCTGAGGCACAGGAATCAACCTGCCTTGCCGGCACCAGAGTCGATATTCTCCATCGGATATCTGAATGGGCCAACGATTTCAACACCAAACCTATCTTTTGGCTCAGCGGCATGGCTGGGACCGGAAAATCCACAATTTCTCGCACCATCGCTCAGTCCTTTGCTGGTCATCTTGgtgccagcttcttctttaaaaGGGGAGATGCGGACCGAGGGACTGCATCTAAGATTTTTACGACAATCGCTGCCGACCTACTCATACGAGAACCTGCTCTCGCTCCGTACATTAAGCAAGCTATCGACAATGATCCTGCTGTTCCATGGAAAGGGCTGCAAGAGCAGTTTGATCAGCTCATATCGCAACCTTTGCTAAAATTTGTCGCAGACGGAGGGAAATTTGATTCCGTAATCATTATCATAGACGCCCTTGATGAATGCGAGCGGGAATCTCagataaaatctattattggtcttctttctcatctTAAAATTCGAGAAGGTCTATGTTTACGAACCTTTGTTACCAGCCGACCTGAGTTACCAGTCCGTCTTGGCTTTCATGCTATTGAACATAAAAATCTAATCCTTCATGAAATACCTCAAATCATTATCAAACAAGATATATCGCTTTTTCTAGAGTACAAGATAGCGGAAATCCGCGAGAAGTTCAATGCTTCCGTCTCAAAAGACCGGCAACTGCCCTTAGGCTGGCCTGGTGAGTCTAGCTTTCAGTCTCTGGTAAACATGGCTGTTCCCCTGTTTATCTTTGCTGCAACTGTTAGTCGCTTCATTGCCGATCGTAGGGGCGGAGACCCTGATGAGAAATTAAAAGATATCCTGCTGTATGAGTCAAGGAGCCAGGAGTCGAGATTAGACGCAACATACATGCCTGTGCTAAGCAATATAATTTCTGGATTATCTACCCGTGAGCGAGAGAAAACAACCCAACAATTTCAAAATATCATCGGCTCGGTCATTACTCTCGCAAGCCCCCTGTCATCACTAGCTCTCAGTCAGATCCTCAATGTTTCGAAACGCATCATTGATAACCAGTTAGATCTACTTCACTCAGTCTTGCGTGTTCCCTCATCACCTGAATCTCCTATAAGGCTATTGCATATCTCTTTTAGAGATTTCTTAACAGATCCTGACAAGGAAGGAAGGAGCCCTTTCTGGATAGATGAGAAACAAGCACACGCGAGAATGGCAATTAATTGCCTGAATGTAATGGGAAAACATCTTAAATGCTGTATTTGCGGCATTAGAGATCTTGGCATGCCTCGATCTGAAATTCAGCCAGCAAAAATTGAGGCTTGCCTTCCCCCAGAAGCTCAATATGCTTGCTTATACTGGACATACCATTTACGAAAAGCggagaaatatataaatgccaaTGAGAAAATTTACAACTTCCTTATATGTCATTTCCTCCATTGGATAGAAGCACTGAGCCTCATGGGAAGAACTCATGAAAGTCTTGGCCTGATTAATGAGCTATTGCCTATTCGAGAT CCAATCTCCAATCTAGAGCTGGTATACTTTCTAAATGACGCTATTCGCTTCATACGTCGAAATATTACTGCCATTGAGGAAACTCCTTTACAACTATACTCTTCCCTACTGGTTTTCGCACCACGAGACAGTGTAATAAAAAACACCTTTAAAGGCCACATAAGTTGGATAGCCCGTGAGCCAGAAACAGAAATGGAAATTTGGAACCAGCATCTACAAACCCTTGAGGGCCATAGCGATGGAATTAAAGCCGTTGTTTTTTCGCATAACTCATCCTTGCTAGCATCAGCCTCTCATGATGGGACCGTGCGTATTTGGAATACCAATACAGGAGAGTGTCTCCAAGAGCTTCAAGTTGACACCACCGCAGTTCAGTCAGTCATCTTCCTAGAAGGATCTACGCGCGTGGCATCAGTATCCAAGAATATGACAATCTGTATCCACGAAGTGGAGACAGGCAGGTGCATACAACAACTAAAAGGATATCATAAAATCCATCAAGCGGCAATTGCGGTATACAACTCTACATTGCTAGTGTCAGCTGCAAGTAATGATATGGTGCGAATCTGGGATATCAATGCTAAAAAATGTCTGCAAGTGCTACGCAGCCATAGTAAGGATGTGTTTTCACTAGCTATTTCAACTGACTTGAAACTTTTGGTTTCGATGTCAAACGACAAAACAGCATTTATTTGGGACATCGATTCAAAAAAGCCCATGAAGCGATTTCAAGCCAATGGTGCGATGGCCTTTTCTCGCGATTCAAAGTACATCGTTGCTGGGTGTATCGATAACTCGGTAGGAGTCTGGCCTGTTATCCATGGAAACATACTGCACAAATTTAAGGGTCATACTGGCCAAATCACAGCGGTTACCTTTTCAGACGACTCAAAATTGGTAGCATCAGCTTCTGTTGATCGAACAGTAAAGATATGGCATGTTGAGCAGGGTGTATGTATCCAAGAGATGCAGAACTATAGCAGATGGGTTTCCTCAATCACCTTTTCGCATGACTCGGCGATTCTAGCACTAGCATCGGATGACAGCACTGTAAGGATCTGGAATATTGAAGGAAATCAAGAGATTGAAGAGTCTCCTGGTCAATGGGGCCCGGTTATGTTGATTGTTCCATCGCCTGATTCGACGCTGGTCGCATCGCTACATTCTGCTGAACGAGCGGTGCGGATGTGGCATGTCGACGATGGAGAATGCATGGATGAAATCGTCAGTCATGACTGGGTGGATTCAGCTAACTTTTCGCTCGATTCAGCATTTATAGCAACACGTTCAGTAGACCAGACGGCACATATCTGGCGTACCGATTCTGGTGAATGCGTATACGAGTTCCTGAGTTGTAGTGCATGGTTAGAATCAGTATCTTTTTCGCACGACTCAACTTTAGTGGCATCAGCTTCTATTGACGGGTGCGTGGTGCAGATATTGAATGTCAAGGAGCATAAGCAGATACAAACTCTTCACGGCCATACGGGGATGATTCGCTCAATAACCTTTTCCCATGACTCAGCTCTGATGCTTACTGCCTCGGAGGATAAGACAGCACGAATCTGGCATATCGAATCCGGGTTATGTTTACAGGAGCTTCAAGGTCATACCTGTGAGATTACATTCGCTGTCTTCTCTTACGATTCAGCCCTTGCTACATCTACCTCGTCTGATAAACTGCGAATCTGGGATGTTCAATCGGGCTCATGCCTTCAAGAATTTCCTGGTCACGCCAATGATCCTAAAATAGCTGCATTTTCGCATGATTCAGCCCTTTTAGCAGTATCCTATCAGGATAATACGGTACGGATATGGCAAATCCATACAGGTAACTGCCTGTTAGAGATCGATCTCGGAGCAACGACAACTCGCTTGAGTTTTTCTACTTCTCTTTCACTTTTGGCTACCGATGTTGGTGCTATCAATCTACAGTATCTGACTCAACAATCCTCTCACAAAGATGAACATTATTCAGCGATTTGTGGATATGGTATTAGCAAAGATCGTTCTTGGATTACATGGAACGGCAAGAACACCTTGTGGCTACCTCCAGAGTATCGGCCATCATGCTCTACTGTGCTTGGGTCTACAGTGATGTTCGGTACTTACTCTGGCAGTGTTATATCATTTAGATTTCCAGATGACCCAGAGTCCTAG
- a CDS encoding uncharacterized protein (EggNog:ENOG41) codes for MPVISPVVLILGAGPKVGLPTAKAFASKGYKVAVAARSLNEADSTDSQLNIKSDFANPDDVVNAFVKVKKELGIPSVVIYNGIRRRDILSPNDPFAIPLDAFKRGMTVNNTSVFVAAQQAVLGFAELPADAPRVFAFTGNILNVRPLPQFLESGAGKSASAHMMMAAAAEYKEKGFKFYYVDERKVDGSAAFKIDGEAHAKLFCELAEAKTQGPWLQTFVKGAGYKDFGPYQL; via the exons ATGCCCGTAATATCTCCTGTCGTTCTGATCCTCGGTGCAGGGCCTAAAGTCGGCCTGCCAACTGCGAAGGCCTTTGCCTCGAAAGGCTACAAGGTTGCAGTCGCAGCCCGGTCACTAAACGAGGCAGACAGCACAGACAGTCAGCTTAACATCAAAAGCGACTTCGCCAACCCCGACGATGTTGTTAATGCCTTCGTAAAGGTTAAGAAGGAGCTGGGAATTCCAAGCGTAGTAATTTACAACGGTAT CCGGCGCCGCGACATTCTCTCCCCCAACGACCCGTTTGCGATCCCGTTGGATGCTTTCAAGCGAGGCATGACCGTCAACAACACTAGTGTTTTTGTCGCTGCCCAGCAAGCAGTCCTCGGCTTCGCAGAGCTCCCTGCAGATGCCCCAAGGGTATTCGCGTTTACGGGCAACATCCTAAACGTCAGGCCACTCCCGCAGTTCCTGGAATCCGGCGCTGGAAAGTCGGCATCTGCGCACATGAtgatggctgctgccgctgaatacaaagagaaagggTTCAA ATTTTACTATGTTGACGAACGAAAGGTAGATGGCTCGGCTGCTTTTAAGATCGATGGGGAGGCACATGCAAAGCTCTTCTGCGAGCTCGCTGAGGCGAAGACGCAAGGTCCCTGGCTGCAAACCTTTGTCAAGGGCGCGGGATATAAGGACTTTGGCCCCTATCAACTATAG
- a CDS encoding uncharacterized protein (EggNog:ENOG41~TransMembrane:1 (o529-547i)): protein MESETGFRAQPNFREEERPVVVGACDMCRKKKIRCQPTTQGCRPCTKYGTKCHFTPIAMTRKPRRPAGFKYIAQLEKRLSGVEALLGDRSLGKPTVPDISSCKERTAPAALLNTVALIKSPNRIGPWMPESVPQTPSTEQTSNPGFNLGAAFRVHDHNEPGLSTLGGYITDCMWPHLAPELRPVPLPARQRLPTRAVALELIEEAFSNYNRFLPLFHEEDFLKEFQLKYSTSNPGDAGWWACLNVVLSIAHRLRAIRTLDPTQEYLLAYGYVQNALSVVSELNVSDRSLSAVQALAGMACILQDTPNPEPAAMLVAAALRLAQAMNLHRECSSPGLTESQAEKRRRVFWKVYILDKDISLRTGRPFGQDDDDMDVRLPSNASLEPGNLDLFNCRIGLAIVQGQVYKQLYSVRAGRQTATQRAIAAQELSSLLSYWKSKSSAQLELPEDSTVLPGLQLSGEMIHKVVLQLTYMHCLAMIDRHLPPTAQSSSNQELSRSEPFSPTGSLCVAESRKAIRLVEAIPQGDCACVWMLLHAFFAAASSMLYNLTQNPMSPNAVSDLDLVEPFLRLLETLASDPSILSQSEELVRMRRTCNSLNLEAKEAVQLFSLRSPAFFT, encoded by the exons ATGGAGTCAGAAACGGGTTTCAGGGCTCAGCCAAATTTTAGGGAAGAGGAGCGGCCAGTCGTCGTTGGT GCTTGCGACATGTGCCGGAAGAAAAAGATCCGCTGCCAGCCTACTACGCAAGGATGCAGGCCATGCACCAAATACGGCACAAAGTGTCATTTTACGCCAATTGCAATGACGAGGAAGCCTCGCAGACCAGCTGG TTTCAAATACATCGCACAGCTCGAGAAAAGACTTTCAGGAGTAGAGGCTCTGCTGGGAGACAGGTCATTGGGAAAGCCAACTGTACCCGACATCAGTTCGTGTAAAGAGCGGACGGCACCCGCAGCATTACTTAACACGGTGGCATTGATCAAATCTCCCAATAGAATTGGTCCATGGATGCCAGAGAGTGTGCCACAAACTCCCTCGACCGAACAAACGAGCAACCCAGGATTTAACCTTGGAGCTGCATTTCGGGTACACGACCACAACGAACCCGGTTTGTCTACGCTTGGAGGCTATATAACTGACTGTATGTGGCCTCATCTCGCTCCAGAGTTACGCCCAGTTCCTCTGCCAGCGCGCCAGCGGCTTCCCACAAGGGCAGTTGCTCTGGAGTTGATTGAGGAAGCTTTCAGCAACTATAACAGATTCCTTCCACTTTTTCATGAAGAGGACTTCTTGAAAGAGTTTCAGCTCAAGTACTCGACTTCCAATCCTGGAGATGCTGGTTGGTGGGCATGCCTCAATGTTGTGCTGTCGATAGCTCATCGTCTCCGCGCCATACGCACATTAGACCCGACACAGGAGTACCTTCTAGCTTATGGCTATGTACAAAACGCCCTAAGCGTCGTCTCCGAGCTGAACGTCTCTGACCGCAGTCTCTCTGCCGTCCAGGCTCTTGCGGGTATGGCTTGCATTCTTCAGGACACACCGAATCCGGAGCCAGCCGCAATGCTCGTTGCCGCCGCTCTACGCTTGGCACAGGCTATGAATCTGCACAGAGAATGTTCCAGTCCAGGACTCACGGAATCACAAGCCGAGAAACGAAGGCGGGTGTTTTGGAAGGTGTACATTCTTGACAAGGATATTAGTCTACGGACGGGCCGACCTTTTGgtcaagatgatgatgacatggATGTACGTCTGCCATCAAACGCAAGTCTTGAGCCGGGTAATCTAGACCTCTTCAACTGTCGCATAGGGCTTGCGATTGTTCAGGGGCAGGTGTATAAACAATTGTACTCGGTACGGGCTGGACGACAAACTGCGACACAGAGAGCGATTGCGGCACAAGAGTTGAGTTCTTTATTATCGTATTGGAAATCCAAGTCCAGCGCGCAGCTGGAACTACCAGAAGACTCCACGGTATTGCCAGGGCTCCAGCTTTCAGGCGAGATGATCCACAAGGTGGTTCTACAACTCACATATATGCATTGCCTCGCAATGATTGATCGCCACTTGCCCCCAACGGCGCAATCTTCCTCCAACCAAGAGCTCAGCCGGTCTGAACCATTCTCGCCCACAGGCAGTCTATGCGTCGCTGAGTCACGCAAGGCGATCCGTCTCGTTGAAGCCATCCCTCAAGGAGACTGCGCCTGTGTCTG GATGCTTCTTCACGCTTTCTTCgctgcagccagcagcaTGCTCTATAATTTAACACAAAATCCTATGTCGCCAAACGCAGTTTCAGATCTCGATCTCGTCGAGCCATTTCTACGTCTGTTAGAGACACTTGCCAGTGATCCAAGCATACTCTCACAGTCCGAGGAACTGGTGCGAATGCGTCGCACTTGCAACAGCTTAAACCTCGAAGCAAAAGAGGCTGTTCAACTTTTCAGTTTAAGGTCTCCGGCGTTCTTCACATGA
- a CDS encoding uncharacterized protein (EggNog:ENOG41~TransMembrane:1 (o465-483i)), with product MFRSFKYIAQLEKRLSGVEALLGDRSLGKPTVPDISSCKERTAPAALLNTVALIKSPNRIGPWMPESVPQTPSTEQTSNPGFNLGAAFRVHDHNEPGLSTLGGYITDCMWPHLAPELRPVPLPARQRLPTRAVALELIEEAFSNYNRFLPLFHEEDFLKEFQLKYSTSNPGDAGWWACLNVVLSIAHRLRAIRTLDPTQEYLLAYGYVQNALSVVSELNVSDRSLSAVQALAGMACILQDTPNPEPAAMLVAAALRLAQAMNLHRECSSPGLTESQAEKRRRVFWKVYILDKDISLRTGRPFGQDDDDMDVRLPSNASLEPGNLDLFNCRIGLAIVQGQVYKQLYSVRAGRQTATQRAIAAQELSSLLSYWKSKSSAQLELPEDSTVLPGLQLSGEMIHKVVLQLTYMHCLAMIDRHLPPTAQSSSNQELSRSEPFSPTGSLCVAESRKAIRLVEAIPQGDCACVWMLLHAFFAAASSMLYNLTQNPMSPNAVSDLDLVEPFLRLLETLASDPSILSQSEELVRMRRTCNSLNLEAKEAVQLFSLRSPAFFT from the exons ATGTTCCGCAGTTTCAAATACATCGCACAGCTCGAGAAAAGACTTTCAGGAGTAGAGGCTCTGCTGGGAGACAGGTCATTGGGAAAGCCAACTGTACCCGACATCAGTTCGTGTAAAGAGCGGACGGCACCCGCAGCATTACTTAACACGGTGGCATTGATCAAATCTCCCAATAGAATTGGTCCATGGATGCCAGAGAGTGTGCCACAAACTCCCTCGACCGAACAAACGAGCAACCCAGGATTTAACCTTGGAGCTGCATTTCGGGTACACGACCACAACGAACCCGGTTTGTCTACGCTTGGAGGCTATATAACTGACTGTATGTGGCCTCATCTCGCTCCAGAGTTACGCCCAGTTCCTCTGCCAGCGCGCCAGCGGCTTCCCACAAGGGCAGTTGCTCTGGAGTTGATTGAGGAAGCTTTCAGCAACTATAACAGATTCCTTCCACTTTTTCATGAAGAGGACTTCTTGAAAGAGTTTCAGCTCAAGTACTCGACTTCCAATCCTGGAGATGCTGGTTGGTGGGCATGCCTCAATGTTGTGCTGTCGATAGCTCATCGTCTCCGCGCCATACGCACATTAGACCCGACACAGGAGTACCTTCTAGCTTATGGCTATGTACAAAACGCCCTAAGCGTCGTCTCCGAGCTGAACGTCTCTGACCGCAGTCTCTCTGCCGTCCAGGCTCTTGCGGGTATGGCTTGCATTCTTCAGGACACACCGAATCCGGAGCCAGCCGCAATGCTCGTTGCCGCCGCTCTACGCTTGGCACAGGCTATGAATCTGCACAGAGAATGTTCCAGTCCAGGACTCACGGAATCACAAGCCGAGAAACGAAGGCGGGTGTTTTGGAAGGTGTACATTCTTGACAAGGATATTAGTCTACGGACGGGCCGACCTTTTGgtcaagatgatgatgacatggATGTACGTCTGCCATCAAACGCAAGTCTTGAGCCGGGTAATCTAGACCTCTTCAACTGTCGCATAGGGCTTGCGATTGTTCAGGGGCAGGTGTATAAACAATTGTACTCGGTACGGGCTGGACGACAAACTGCGACACAGAGAGCGATTGCGGCACAAGAGTTGAGTTCTTTATTATCGTATTGGAAATCCAAGTCCAGCGCGCAGCTGGAACTACCAGAAGACTCCACGGTATTGCCAGGGCTCCAGCTTTCAGGCGAGATGATCCACAAGGTGGTTCTACAACTCACATATATGCATTGCCTCGCAATGATTGATCGCCACTTGCCCCCAACGGCGCAATCTTCCTCCAACCAAGAGCTCAGCCGGTCTGAACCATTCTCGCCCACAGGCAGTCTATGCGTCGCTGAGTCACGCAAGGCGATCCGTCTCGTTGAAGCCATCCCTCAAGGAGACTGCGCCTGTGTCTG GATGCTTCTTCACGCTTTCTTCgctgcagccagcagcaTGCTCTATAATTTAACACAAAATCCTATGTCGCCAAACGCAGTTTCAGATCTCGATCTCGTCGAGCCATTTCTACGTCTGTTAGAGACACTTGCCAGTGATCCAAGCATACTCTCACAGTCCGAGGAACTGGTGCGAATGCGTCGCACTTGCAACAGCTTAAACCTCGAAGCAAAAGAGGCTGTTCAACTTTTCAGTTTAAGGTCTCCGGCGTTCTTCACATGA
- a CDS encoding uncharacterized protein (EggNog:ENOG41), with amino-acid sequence MLPSAARQSLTKVSKLPSLAIIDDYLNTSKPHFAHIPSTRLQITTFKDTINHINEKETARLIERLKAFDAISTVRERTAFPGSLLRSLPNLKLLLATGTQFEMFDLAAARELGITVVAAPGLGRTDTLDDITSQPNIKKGSAHPTTQHTWALIMALARNIAADDAALKSGSGWQNGLAMSLTGKTLGIVGLGRLGAAVARIGYLAWGMNVVCWSENLSQEKADRTASEAGLPSGVFRVVSKEELFRSADVISLHYVLSNRSRNIVGVKELEQMKSSAILVNTSRGQLVDQAALLDTLERGAIRGAALDVFDIEPLPLYSPWRRANYWGEGGRSRLITTPHMGYADEGLMNAWYAETAENVDRWLEGKEVLHRIA; translated from the coding sequence ATGCTTCCATCTGCTGCCAGACAAAGCTTAACGAAGGTGTCAAAACTTCCTTCACTTGCAATCATTGATGATTACCTCAACACATCTAAGCCTCACTTCGCGCATATTCCATCAACTAGGTTGCAGATTACTACATTTAAAGATACCATTAACCACATCAATGAGAAAGAAACTGCTCGTCTAATTGAGAGGTTGAAGGCTTTTGACGCTATATCAACAGTGCGCGAACGAACTGCATTTCCGGGTTCGCTCTTACGTAGCTTACCAAACTTGAAGCTCTTGTTGGCTACCGGTACGCAATTTGAAATGTttgatcttgctgctgctcgagaGCTAGGAATTACGGTAGTCGCTGCGCCGGGTCTTGGCCGAACAGATACACTTGATGATATTACTTCGCAGCCTAACATTAAGAAGGGCAGCGCGCACCCAACTACGCAACACACATGGGCTCTCATCATGGCTCTCGCTCGGAATATCGCCGCTGACGATGCGGCGCTGAAAAGTGGCTCTGGATGGCAGAACGGCTTAGCTATGAGTCTGACGGGGAAAACTCTGGGAATTGTTGGGCTCGGGCGACTGGGCGCTGCTGTTGCACGCATTGGATATCTTGCTTGGGGCATGAATGTGGTGTGCTGGAGCGAGAATTTGAGTCAGGAGAAGGCCGATCGAACGGCATCCGAAGCCGGTTTGCCGTCTGGAGTATTTCGAGTAGTGAGCAAAGAGGAACTCTTCCGCAGCGCCGATGTCATCAGCCTGCACTATGTGCTGAGCAATCGCTCGCGGAATATTGTTGGTGTGAAAGAACTGGAGCAGATGAAAAGTTCTGCAATTCTGGTCAATACATCTCGCGGGCAACTGGTTGACCAAGCAGCTCTGCTCGACACGTTAGAGCGAGGGGCTATCCGTGGTGCTGCTTTGGACGTATTTGATATTGAACCACTGCCATTGTATAGTCCGTGGAGGAGAGCAAACTATTGGGGCGAAGGAGGACGCTCACGTTTGATTACCACACCACACATGGGATATGCTGATGAAGGGTTGATGAACGCATGGTATGCTGAGACTGCTGAGAATGTTGATCGCTGGTtagaaggcaaagaagtcTTACACCGCATTGCTTAA